From Pseudothermotoga thermarum DSM 5069, a single genomic window includes:
- the csm2 gene encoding type III-A CRISPR-associated protein Csm2, translating to MPQFDPRANQQTRGREGRGPTQELLSTILQNLDTALDPQKDPDGNVFSEVAEGTGRFISNVNPTQLRRIFTEVKRLSANDPAYKYKMKLVRARVAYAAGRFSELKEFAEIVKKAITVAEKNAENFKRFLDFFEAIVAYHKYFSVK from the coding sequence ATGCCTCAGTTTGATCCAAGGGCTAATCAGCAAACAAGGGGGCGGGAAGGCAGAGGACCAACTCAGGAATTACTTTCGACGATTTTGCAGAATCTTGACACTGCCCTCGATCCACAGAAAGATCCAGATGGAAATGTGTTTTCTGAAGTAGCGGAAGGAACAGGGAGGTTCATATCGAATGTGAATCCAACGCAGCTCAGGAGGATTTTCACCGAGGTCAAAAGACTCTCGGCAAATGATCCTGCGTACAAGTACAAGATGAAACTTGTACGAGCAAGGGTTGCATATGCTGCTGGAAGGTTCTCAGAACTAAAAGAATTCGCCGAAATTGTCAAGAAAGCGATTACGGTCGCAGAGAAAAATGCAGAGAATTTTAAAAGGTTTTTAGACTTCTTTGAGGCAATCGTGGCTTATCACAAGTATTTTTCAGTGAAGTGA
- the csm3 gene encoding type III-A CRISPR-associated RAMP protein Csm3 has translation MNVILKGKFVVSCEIEAVTGLHIGTGRNSMEIGGNDNPVIKDAEGKPYIPGSSLKGKMRSLMEFAEEKVKENLLIEGKKGEIYMHMCDDPDCVVCGLFGRNHGDHTFKNGQKRDFTKSVLPTRLLVRDAKLVEDSISEEMKDYLDMEWTEVKWENSLDRITSKANPRQTERIPAGAKFSAEFVVNRLVVDNQDDGTKFIEKLIQAMKLLEDDYLGGHGSRGSGKVRFVNIKLSYRSKEYYEGSKKEEEILQADNLQQLTEKLADFAQKISSKE, from the coding sequence ATGAACGTGATTTTGAAAGGTAAGTTTGTTGTCAGTTGTGAAATAGAAGCCGTAACAGGTCTTCACATAGGCACAGGCAGAAACAGCATGGAAATAGGGGGAAATGACAATCCCGTTATCAAGGATGCTGAAGGGAAACCATATATACCAGGATCATCTTTAAAAGGTAAGATGAGGTCGCTTATGGAATTTGCCGAGGAAAAGGTCAAGGAAAATCTTTTGATTGAGGGCAAAAAAGGAGAAATATACATGCACATGTGCGACGATCCAGATTGTGTAGTGTGTGGGTTGTTTGGTCGAAACCATGGTGATCACACATTTAAGAACGGTCAAAAGCGTGATTTCACAAAATCTGTACTTCCAACACGATTACTTGTTAGGGACGCAAAACTCGTAGAAGACTCGATCAGTGAAGAAATGAAAGATTATTTGGATATGGAATGGACTGAGGTAAAGTGGGAGAACTCATTGGATAGAATTACATCAAAAGCAAACCCAAGGCAAACTGAAAGAATACCAGCCGGAGCTAAGTTTAGTGCAGAATTTGTGGTCAACAGATTGGTTGTAGATAATCAAGATGATGGAACAAAGTTCATCGAGAAGCTCATTCAAGCTATGAAGTTGCTCGAAGACGATTATCTTGGAGGGCATGGATCAAGAGGATCAGGTAAGGTTAGGTTCGTGAATATAAAGCTTTCTTATAGAAGTAAGGAGTACTACGAAGGTTCTAAAAAAGAGGAAGAAATACTGCAGGCTGATAATCTCCAACAATTGACTGAAAAGCTGGCTGATTTTGCTCAAAAGATTTCCTCCAAGGAATGA
- the csm4 gene encoding type III-A CRISPR-associated RAMP protein Csm4, with translation MKRGKVYKIKLKLNSPFHLGRKEKTHGSVDTISHSDTLFSGIMNCHSLLYGDERTTKLVQAFLEGQPPFRISSTMPYINDIFFVFKPLGMNLKIYAPDEEEKKLKKAKYIPEENLLNGFKGSFTTVGELFVKKEDADKLTPFAIPQERVRVSLDRTSSASNVYYFPTYSYHKNSGLWFYIEILDESVEKEIFAAIKLLGDEGLGGDRSIGLGFFELATAPVPMDLPFAQHDETQLYTTLSLVNPRKGEAEKFRYYDIVNRSGYLYSKGDQGIKRKAVRMFIEGSVFEGEAFGRAVDVTPPSFKEHPALRYGLTFPVPLPKEVSFIDNSLENL, from the coding sequence ATGAAAAGGGGAAAAGTCTATAAGATCAAGCTAAAACTTAATTCGCCATTTCATCTTGGAAGAAAGGAGAAAACCCACGGTTCCGTTGATACCATATCCCATTCCGACACACTCTTCAGCGGAATAATGAACTGTCATTCTTTGTTATACGGAGATGAAAGAACAACCAAACTAGTTCAAGCTTTCTTAGAAGGTCAACCTCCGTTCAGAATCTCGTCCACGATGCCTTACATAAATGATATCTTCTTTGTATTCAAGCCGCTTGGGATGAATTTGAAAATCTATGCACCAGACGAAGAAGAAAAGAAACTGAAAAAGGCCAAGTATATCCCTGAAGAGAATCTTTTAAATGGTTTCAAAGGTTCATTCACGACGGTTGGAGAATTGTTTGTCAAAAAGGAAGATGCTGACAAACTCACACCGTTTGCAATTCCCCAGGAAAGAGTTAGAGTGAGTCTTGATAGAACCAGCTCAGCCTCAAATGTTTACTATTTTCCAACTTACTCCTACCACAAAAACTCCGGTTTGTGGTTCTACATTGAAATACTGGATGAATCCGTGGAAAAGGAAATTTTTGCAGCAATTAAACTACTCGGAGATGAAGGTTTAGGTGGAGATAGGTCAATTGGATTGGGGTTCTTCGAGCTTGCAACGGCTCCGGTTCCGATGGATTTGCCATTCGCTCAGCACGATGAAACACAACTTTACACAACTTTGTCGCTGGTAAATCCTCGCAAAGGAGAGGCAGAAAAATTCAGGTACTACGATATTGTTAACAGGTCTGGTTATCTGTACTCCAAGGGAGATCAAGGCATCAAGCGAAAAGCTGTGAGGATGTTTATCGAGGGAAGTGTTTTTGAAGGGGAAGCTTTTGGTCGTGCCGTTGATGTAACTCCACCAAGCTTTAAGGAACATCCAGCATTGAGGTACGGTTTGACGTTTCCTGTACCCCTCCCCAAGGAGGTGAGTTTCATTGATAACTCACTCGAAAACTTATGA